Proteins from a genomic interval of Garra rufa chromosome 4, GarRuf1.0, whole genome shotgun sequence:
- the tmem63a gene encoding CSC1-like protein 1 encodes MASTWWERLSVSVNNGTDHVDNSSCFSTTQSTVLKGVNFGGVPIVLLIDFSLFVVLLIVFTLIRRRLWDYGRLALVAEIEGFRDVNKRRYSRMTSSMSVEEPEYEKGCCSWLTFIVNMDETSVKERCGVDAVHYLSFQKHLVILLLLICVLSVTIILPVNLSGDLLGNDPYSFGRTTIANLKQGDPLLWLHTVFAVLYLMITVALLRRHTSKLKGTKRELARNTLFVRPVPTAATDESIKTHFMEAYPTCQVTDVNLCYDVAKLIDLNRNRKRAEKNLQHYNRILQRQGRRELINPRPCSHLCCCCCHCNGCEEVDAIEFYSSQQAALREAEDKLKEREQLYPLGMAFVTLQNEYMATYILKDFNALKCEGGARGVAVEEMGGGIRCGCGREPQPSSKSAELRVHNWKVNYAPHPHNIYWENLSIRRWRWWLRFVVLNIALFLLLFFLTTPSIIISTMDKFNVTKSIHYLNSAVISQFFPTIMLWTFSALLPTIVYYSTLGEAHWTRSSENMSMMYKLYTFLIFMVLILPSLGLTSLDVFFRWLFDKQSEGKLRFECVFLPDQGAFFVNYVIAAALVGSGMELLRLPGLLLYIVRLALAHSAAERKYVKQNQAYEFQYGAMYGWTLCVFTVIMAYSITCPVIVPFGVLYLLLKHLVDKHNLYFAYLPACLDRQVHLGAVNQALAAPIICLMWLYFFSVLRTGFKAATSLFTLVVLCVTIFICLSYTFFGHFKYLSPHNYNVKEEDEDPDKVSQTSSASVYLPNVLNPDATSESDECSYPHSYGTTDTSPPFLSTEEDCPDSDI; translated from the exons ATGGCCTCCACGTGGTGGGAGCGCCTCTCTGTGTCGGTGAATAATGGCACTGATCATGTGGACAACAGCAGCTGTTTCAGTACCACGCAGAGCACTGTGCTCAAGGGGGTGAATTTCGGAGGAGTGCCCATTGTTCTGCTGATCGACTTTTCACTCTTCGTG GTGCTGCTGATAGTCTTCACTCTGATCAGAAGAAGACTGTGGGATTATGGGAGACTCGCTCTTGTCGCAGAGATTGAAGG CTTTAGAGATGTTAATAAACGGCGTTACAGTAGAATGACTTCATCTATGTCTGTTGAGGAGCCTGAATACGAGAAG GGTTGCTGCTCTTGGCTCACCTTTATTGTCAATATGGA tgagACTTCGGTCAAGGAAAGATGTGGGGTGGATGCAGTACATTATCTGTCGTTTCAGAAGCACCTGGTCATCCTGCTCTTGCTCATCTGTGTGCTGTCTGTCACCATCATCCTACCGGTCAATCTCTCTGGCGACCTGCTGG GCAATGATCCCTACAGTTTCGGCAGAACCACCATAGCAAATCTTAAGCAGGG TGATCCGCTGCTTTGGCTGCACACAGTATTTGCAGTTTTATACCTCATGATCACGGTGGCCCTGCTAAGACGACATACCTCTAAATTGAAGGGAACCAAAAGAGAGTTG GCCAGAAACACCCTGTTTGTGAGGCCTGTACCTACTGCAGCCACTGATGAGAGTATAAAAACTCACTTTAT GGAGGCGTACCCTACCTGTCAAGTGACTGATGTTAACTTGTGTTATGATGTTGCTAAACTGATTGACCTAAACAGAAACAG AAAACGGGCAGAAAAAAACCTGCAACATTACAATAGGATACTCCAGCGCCAGGGACGACGTGAGCTCATCAACCCACGCCCATGCAGCCACCTTTGTTGCTGCTGCTGTCACTGTAATGGCTGTGAAGAG GTTGATGCTATAGAGTTCTACAGCTCACAGCAGGCTGCTCTGCGTGAGGCAGAAGATAAACTGAAGGAGAGAGAACAGCTGTATCCTCTGGGCATGGCATTTGTCACCCTGCAAAATGAGTACATGGCCACTTA TATTCTGAAAGATTTCAATGCTCTAAAGTGTGAGGGCGGGGCAAGGGGTGTGGCTGTAGAAGAAATGGGCGGAGGAATCCGTTGTGGGTGTGGCCGGGAGCCTCAGCCGTCCTCTAAGAGCGCAGAACTGAGGGTGCACAACTGGAAAGTGAATTACGCTCCTCACCCACATAATATCTACTG GGAGAATTTGTCAATACGTAGGTGGCGCTGGTGGCTACGCTTTGTGGTGCTGAATATTGCTcttttcctcctcctcttcttcctcaCAACACCCTCTATCATCATTAGCACCATGGACAAGTTTAACGTCACCAAGTCCATTCACTATTTGAAT AGCGCCGTTATCAGCCAGTTCTTTCCCACTATTATGCTGTGGACCTTCTCGGCCCTCTTGCCCACTATAGTGTATTACTCTACACTTGGAGAAGCCCACTGGACGAG GTCCAGTGAGAATATGAGCATGATGTACAAGCTCTACACCTTCCTGATCTTCATGGTGTTGATTTTGCCCTCACTAGGCCTCACCAG TCTGGACGTGTTTTTCCGCTGGTTGTTTGATAAGCAGTCTGAGGGGAAGCTGAGGTTTGA GTGTGTGTTTTTACCGGATCAGGGGGCGTTCTTTGTCAATTACGTGATCGCGGCGGCTCTGGTGGGCTCTGGGATGGAGCTGCTGCGGTTGCCAGGGTTACTGCTCTACATCGTGCGTCTGGCGCTCGCACATTCGGCTGCGGAGAGGAAATATGTTAAACAG AATCAGGCGTATGAGTTTCAGTATGGAGCGATGTATGGATGGACACTGTGTGTGTTCACAGTCATCATGGCGTACAGCATCACCTGTCCTGTTATCGTCCCCTTCG GTGTGCTGTATCTGCTGCTGAAACACCTGGTGGACAAACACAACCTGTACTTCGCTTATTTGCCCGCCTGTCTTGATCGGCAAGTTCACCTGGGAGCTGTCAATCAAGCGCTGGCTGCACCAATCATATGCCTGATGTGGCTTTATTTCTTCTCTGTGCTCAGAACAG GCTTCAAGGCGGCTACATCACTGTTCACTTTAGTGGTTCTGTGTGTGACCATCTTTATCTGTTTAAGTTACACCTTCTTCGGACACTTCAAATACCTCAGTCCGCACAACTATAAC GTTAAGGAGGAAGATGAAGACCCTGATAAAGTTTCACAGACCTCATCTGCATCG GTGTATCTTCCCAACGTTTTGAACCCAGATGCAACGTCCGAATCTGATGAATGCAGCTACCCCCATTCTTACGGCACGACAGACACAAGCCCGCCCTTCCTCAGCACTGAGGAAGACTGTCCTGACTCTGATATCTAA